Proteins from one Chelonia mydas isolate rCheMyd1 chromosome 14, rCheMyd1.pri.v2, whole genome shotgun sequence genomic window:
- the LOC119567628 gene encoding uncharacterized protein LOC119567628: MFIALVHEGLRVLQSPIVRAYVGETATLGCSFKYRPGSVVNVKWTRAPGVALESHHSFYSGRLNVSFQDLLRKGEVTLTLSELQKRDSGLYRCQVTIRHEDSGTGAGTELQVMERNQSDTVHESLKVHQSPAVLRASPGETVNLSCSFENRRDSKAKATWTRAPGVVLESDHPFYSGRLNMSDLDLLQKGEATLTLSELEERDSGLYRCHISIHQGERGTGAGTELQVMGRNQSDTGKEPAPVGCCARELLYQVAIALGLLLILGLAATLLLKRHRGTKPEPSPR; this comes from the exons ATGTTTATTGCCCTGGTTCACGAAGGTCTCAGAGTGCTTCAGAGCCCCATTGTCCGAGCGTACGTGGGCGAGACCGCGACACTCGGCTGCTCCTTCAAGTACAGGCCGGGCAGCGTGGTCAATGTGAAGTGGACTAGAGCACCCGGGGTTGCGCTGGAATCTCACCATTCCTTCTACAGCGGACGGCTCAATGTGTCCTTCCAGGATCTGCTCCGGAAAGGGGAGGTCACTCTGACCCTGTCAGAGCTGCAGAAGAGGGACTCTGGTCTCTATCGGTGCCAAGTCACCATCCGCCATGAAGACAGCGGGACAGGAGCGGGCACTGAGCTTCAGGTGATGGAGAGAAACCAGAGTGATACAg TTCACGAAAGTCTCAAAGTGCATCAGAGCCCCGCTGTCCTCCGAGCGTCCCCCGGAGAGACCGTGAACCTCAGCTGCTCCTTCGAGAACAGACGGGACAGCAAGGCCAAAGCGACGTGGACTAGAGCACCCGGGGTTGTGCTGGAATCTGACCATCCCTTCTACAGCGGACGGCTCAATATGTCCGACCTGGATCTGCTCCAGAAAGGGGAGGCCACGCTGACCCTGTCGGAGCTGGAGGAGCGGGACTCTGGTCTCTATCGGTGCCACATCAGCATCCACCAGGGAGAGCGCGGGACAGGAGCGGGCACCGAGCTGCAGGTGATGGGGAGAAACCAGAGTGACACAg GTAAAGAACCTGCCCCCGTAGGGTGCTGCGCCCGGGAGCTCCTGTACCAGGTCGCCATCGCCCTGGGGCTCCTTCTCATCCTCGGTCTGGCGGCCACCCTCCTCCTGAAGAGACACCGAGGTACCAAACCGGAGCCTTCCCCCCGCTAA